One region of Syntrophales bacterium genomic DNA includes:
- a CDS encoding DUF3568 family protein, producing MLKRKTWFLFFIAGVFAVTGCYAIPIGVAAGGAGSGTYFYVKGEMATDYYFSFDRVWVACEKVVADRHGIEVEPYKEISQGTIDAVIDGEKVHISVKYKAKNVTTVAIRVGLLGNKLSSQLLHDKINDNLIKK from the coding sequence ATGCTTAAAAGAAAAACCTGGTTTTTATTTTTTATAGCTGGCGTTTTTGCTGTTACGGGTTGTTATGCTATTCCCATCGGTGTAGCGGCCGGTGGTGCAGGTTCTGGAACTTACTTTTATGTAAAAGGTGAGATGGCTACAGACTATTACTTTTCTTTTGACAGGGTATGGGTTGCCTGTGAGAAAGTCGTCGCGGACCGACATGGTATCGAAGTAGAACCATACAAAGAAATAAGTCAGGGAACGATTGATGCCGTGATAGACGGCGAGAAGGTTCATATTTCAGTCAAATATAAGGCAAAGAATGTAACTACCGTGGCCATACGTGTAGGTCTTTTGGGGAACAAACTTTCATCTCAACTCCTGCATGACAAAATTAATGATAATCTTATAAAAAAATAG
- a CDS encoding type II toxin-antitoxin system VapC family toxin, which translates to MKGNEKAYKAIERGNNFFMSVVTYMELVHGMRNKKELNSLRKSIHSWNAKVLYISEEISSKAMFYVEQHFLSHSLQLADALIVATAVTYGLPILTGNDKHYRIVKDIQITKFRP; encoded by the coding sequence ATGAAAGGAAATGAAAAAGCATATAAGGCTATTGAGAGGGGCAATAATTTCTTCATGTCAGTTGTTACATATATGGAATTAGTTCATGGAATGAGAAATAAGAAAGAATTAAATAGTCTCCGTAAGTCTATTCATTCCTGGAATGCTAAAGTACTATATATTTCCGAAGAGATATCTTCTAAGGCTATGTTCTACGTTGAACAACATTTCTTAAGCCATTCGTTGCAATTAGCTGACGCATTGATTGTCGCCACAGCCGTAACATATGGTTTGCCAATTCTTACTGGCAATGATAAGCATTACCGAATAGTAAAAGATATTCAAATTACAAAATTTCGTCCATGA
- a CDS encoding type II toxin-antitoxin system prevent-host-death family antitoxin, with translation MKATAKDLRFQSRELLNTVSRGEEVIITYRGKPCAKLVPYHKEGKKIEKDELFGIWKEREDIQNIEEYVRNLRKGRFLK, from the coding sequence ATGAAAGCAACAGCTAAAGACCTTAGATTCCAATCGCGTGAATTATTAAACACCGTAAGCAGAGGAGAAGAAGTAATTATTACATACAGAGGTAAGCCTTGCGCAAAACTTGTGCCCTACCACAAAGAAGGAAAGAAGATTGAAAAAGACGAACTATTTGGTATTTGGAAAGAACGTGAAGATATTCAGAATATTGAGGAGTATGTAAGAAACTTGAGGAAAGGTAGATTTTTGAAATGA
- a CDS encoding M23 family metallopeptidase has product MKKIFMLANLIVFLFPGFLYSFESGIIKDNDQISIKSEYRRLFQGEAVKITLRSPKLSSAKAHFNGKDYKFVSTRDPLTSFFLMSLGLDIKPGIYDLDIQIEFADGRRRDFSFKIPVSKGKFNLKKIKVDQRFICPSPEAQERIVREVELTRAIYKEFTPHWLGDGKFIVPVGERIKENFGERRIFNDEFYSRHKGVDVPCSAGVPVKASNLGKVVLTRDLYFSGNTVIINHGLGFFSIYCHLSGICIKEKELVEKGKIIGYTGSTGRVTGSHLHWGFRLFDDYVDPLSVVYLSF; this is encoded by the coding sequence ATGAAAAAGATTTTCATGCTGGCCAACCTTATAGTTTTTCTTTTCCCCGGTTTTCTTTATTCGTTTGAATCCGGTATTATTAAAGATAATGATCAGATAAGTATCAAATCCGAGTATCGCAGACTCTTTCAGGGTGAGGCTGTAAAGATTACCCTGCGGTCTCCGAAACTTTCCTCCGCAAAAGCCCATTTTAATGGAAAAGATTACAAGTTTGTTTCTACCAGAGACCCCTTGACATCTTTCTTCCTTATGAGTTTGGGTCTCGATATTAAGCCAGGAATTTATGATCTTGATATTCAGATTGAATTTGCAGATGGACGAAGAAGGGACTTTTCTTTTAAGATCCCTGTTTCAAAAGGGAAATTTAATTTGAAGAAGATCAAAGTGGATCAAAGGTTCATTTGTCCCTCTCCTGAAGCGCAAGAGAGAATAGTAAGGGAAGTAGAACTCACCAGAGCTATCTATAAGGAATTTACACCCCACTGGTTGGGCGATGGAAAATTTATTGTTCCCGTAGGGGAAAGAATTAAAGAAAATTTTGGAGAAAGAAGAATATTTAATGATGAATTTTACTCTCGCCACAAGGGTGTTGATGTTCCATGTTCGGCTGGAGTGCCTGTTAAAGCTTCAAATTTAGGAAAAGTAGTTCTGACTCGTGACCTTTATTTTTCCGGCAATACAGTTATTATTAATCATGGCCTCGGATTTTTTTCCATATATTGTCATCTGTCAGGTATCTGCATTAAAGAGAAGGAGTTGGTAGAGAAGGGTAAAATTATCGGTTATACAGGATCGACCGGCAGGGTTACCGGTTCCCACCTGCACTGGGGATTCAGGCTCTTTGACGATTATGTTGATCCCCTTTCAGTTGTTTATTTGTCTTTTTAG
- the dnaJ gene encoding molecular chaperone DnaJ — MIRNDYYEILGVERIASEDEIKKRYRKLAMKYHPDRNPGDKDAEEKFKEAAEAYEVLRNGEKREIYDRYGHEGLSGSGFRGFTGFEDIFSSFGDIFEDIFGFSNGRRSRTAARAGADLRYDLTISFMDAAFGKSTDIEIEKFVKCGDCEGTGTAPGTSPEICSHCGGRGQVTKTSGFFSISSTCPQCRGEGRIIKNPCRKCMGTGSAKTKKAVHLKIPPGVETGSRLRLRGEGEEGEFGGPTGDLYVFIYVEPHKFFERDGNDIRCQVPISIVEATLGANIEVPTIEGTEKIKISKGTQNGKLFRLRGKGIPHLRGFGRGDQIVQVTVKIPTNLNKKQEKLLKEFDKLSGE, encoded by the coding sequence ATGATACGAAATGATTATTACGAAATTCTTGGTGTAGAGAGAATTGCCTCCGAAGATGAGATAAAAAAAAGGTACAGGAAATTGGCTATGAAATATCACCCGGATAGAAACCCGGGAGATAAAGATGCCGAAGAGAAGTTTAAAGAGGCGGCAGAGGCTTACGAAGTACTGCGAAACGGAGAAAAGAGAGAGATATATGACAGATACGGCCATGAGGGACTGAGTGGAAGCGGATTCAGAGGTTTTACCGGATTTGAAGACATATTTTCAAGCTTTGGCGACATATTCGAAGATATCTTCGGCTTCAGCAATGGAAGACGATCGAGAACAGCCGCCCGCGCAGGAGCCGATCTCCGTTATGACCTAACCATTTCCTTCATGGATGCCGCCTTCGGAAAATCTACCGATATTGAAATAGAAAAATTTGTAAAGTGCGGCGATTGCGAAGGGACAGGAACAGCACCGGGAACCTCTCCGGAGATCTGCTCTCACTGCGGAGGAAGAGGTCAGGTCACCAAAACCAGCGGATTTTTCAGCATAAGTTCTACATGTCCCCAATGCCGGGGTGAAGGGAGGATAATAAAGAACCCGTGCAGGAAGTGTATGGGAACCGGGAGCGCAAAAACAAAAAAAGCGGTTCATCTAAAAATACCCCCTGGTGTGGAAACGGGTTCTCGACTGAGACTGAGAGGGGAAGGAGAAGAAGGAGAATTCGGGGGACCGACGGGTGATCTCTATGTTTTTATCTATGTAGAGCCACATAAGTTTTTCGAAAGGGATGGTAACGATATACGCTGCCAGGTGCCTATTTCCATTGTTGAGGCTACCCTGGGGGCAAACATTGAAGTACCTACCATAGAAGGCACTGAAAAAATTAAAATATCGAAGGGAACTCAAAACGGAAAACTTTTTCGACTGAGGGGAAAGGGAATCCCCCACCTGAGGGGTTTTGGAAGGGGAGACCAGATCGTCCAGGTGACGGTAAAGATTCCGACCAACCTTAATAAAAAGCAGGAAAAACTCCTCAAGGAATTTGACAAGCTGAGCGGAGAGTAA
- a CDS encoding sensor domain-containing diguanylate cyclase, with product MKMDATTVQNQFDIFNNIGKILASSLDIKEVFRRVMEVIGDYFAPQNWSLLLMEEETGRLKFEIVMGVDAGKLKNFYLERGEGIAGWVCLNGKPIVVEDVRKDPRFSSRVDQLLDFQTRSVVCVPLVDGKNRIVGVIELINKLTSELVTSDSGGVFTEMDMAILSSIGIFTGIAIENAFLHQKIVELAMIDSLTGVNTRHYFNETFEREVERIYRYGHTVCVLMMDVDGLKAINDQHGHLTGDKIIRTVADILKSSVRKSDIVARFGGDEFVVLMPMSDESNGRELSKRIQELIDEWNKKSLIPGVKLGLSIGIHEAGPTNAKDILSIADQKLYQDKSLKKKAEEITSEDQMRRYLRDTLPEENE from the coding sequence ATGAAAATGGATGCCACAACGGTTCAAAACCAATTTGATATTTTCAACAATATCGGGAAAATACTTGCGTCTTCACTGGATATAAAGGAGGTCTTCCGGCGTGTCATGGAAGTTATAGGCGATTATTTTGCCCCACAGAATTGGTCTCTGTTGCTGATGGAAGAAGAAACCGGGAGACTGAAATTTGAAATTGTTATGGGAGTGGATGCAGGAAAACTGAAAAATTTTTACTTGGAACGGGGTGAGGGAATTGCTGGATGGGTTTGTCTTAACGGTAAACCGATCGTAGTGGAAGACGTACGAAAGGACCCCCGTTTTAGCTCCCGAGTAGACCAACTTCTGGATTTTCAAACACGATCAGTGGTTTGTGTTCCGCTGGTGGATGGTAAAAATCGTATTGTGGGTGTTATTGAGCTCATAAACAAACTTACATCAGAGCTTGTGACATCAGATTCAGGGGGGGTTTTTACTGAGATGGACATGGCGATTCTTTCATCAATCGGGATTTTTACGGGAATTGCTATTGAAAATGCTTTTTTGCACCAGAAAATTGTCGAGTTAGCCATGATTGATTCACTTACAGGTGTCAATACCCGCCATTATTTCAACGAGACATTCGAACGCGAAGTGGAGCGTATTTACCGCTACGGCCATACAGTCTGTGTGCTCATGATGGACGTAGATGGACTAAAAGCCATAAACGATCAGCATGGACACTTAACAGGTGACAAAATTATCCGTACCGTTGCTGATATACTCAAATCCTCTGTAAGAAAATCCGATATCGTCGCACGATTCGGCGGAGATGAGTTTGTTGTACTTATGCCGATGTCAGATGAATCCAACGGCAGGGAACTGTCGAAACGGATACAGGAGTTAATAGATGAGTGGAACAAGAAGTCATTAATTCCGGGTGTTAAACTTGGATTGAGTATCGGTATCCATGAAGCTGGACCCACTAACGCAAAAGATATTCTCTCAATTGCGGATCAAAAATTGTACCAGGACAAAAGTTTAAAAAAGAAAGCTGAAGAAATAACATCTGAAGACCAGATGCGCCGTTATTTGAGGGACACCTTGCCCGAAGAAAATGAGTAA
- a CDS encoding MBL fold metallo-hydrolase — protein sequence MFLKQLQVGHMSVFAYIIGDKESGEGLVVDPAAETDRIISEAEDNNIKIKYIVNTHGHVDHITGNADMKDKTGAEIIIHEDDAYMLTSTPPLIFRMFRAKPSPPPDITVKDGDTITVGKVNLRVIHTPGHSPGGIALYTKGYVLTGDTLFVKGVGRTDPPDGSWETMLLSIKEKLLILPDETVVLPGHNYGRASTSTIENEKQNNPYLR from the coding sequence ATGTTTTTAAAACAGTTACAGGTAGGTCATATGTCAGTATTTGCCTACATTATAGGTGACAAAGAGAGCGGTGAGGGGTTGGTTGTTGATCCTGCCGCAGAAACTGATCGTATCATTTCGGAAGCTGAAGATAACAACATAAAGATTAAATACATCGTTAACACCCATGGCCACGTTGATCATATCACCGGAAATGCTGACATGAAAGATAAAACAGGTGCAGAAATTATCATCCACGAAGATGATGCCTACATGCTGACTTCCACGCCTCCACTGATATTCAGAATGTTCCGGGCCAAACCGTCTCCACCACCGGACATAACTGTTAAGGATGGAGATACTATCACTGTAGGAAAGGTGAATCTCAGGGTAATTCACACACCAGGACACTCCCCGGGAGGAATTGCTCTTTATACTAAAGGGTATGTCCTGACCGGAGACACCCTTTTTGTAAAAGGAGTTGGAAGAACAGATCCTCCCGATGGATCATGGGAAACCATGCTTCTTTCAATCAAAGAAAAACTGCTCATCCTCCCTGATGAAACTGTGGTACTGCCAGGGCATAACTACGGAAGGGCGTCTACTTCCACCATAGAAAATGAGAAGCAGAACAACCCATACCTGAGATAA
- a CDS encoding radical SAM protein, giving the protein MAQCNLCNTASRFISKELGVCLKCIRERPEDALALAVQAHARSRATFGLPEKPPKDPLGIPCTICVNECRIPENEIGYCGLRKNEGGKITGVSSEKGNLSWYHDSLPTNCVGDFICPGGTGAGYPQYAHCPGPEFGYKNLAVFFHGCSFNCLYCQNWQSKREAIKPYTTSISNLVSDVDERTSCICYFGGDPTPQLSFSLKASRLALDKNKGKILRICWETNGSMHQSLLDEMIEIALSSGGCIKFDLKAWDKNLHTALTGITNKRTLENFMRAGKKINKRPVPPLLIASTLLVPGYIDEDEIRGIAKFIASINPDIPYSLLAFHPQFYMSDMPLTEKVLAYRYLSVAKEEGLENVRIGNAHLLV; this is encoded by the coding sequence ATGGCTCAGTGTAATTTGTGTAATACTGCTTCACGCTTCATTTCAAAAGAACTTGGAGTGTGCCTTAAGTGTATTCGGGAAAGACCGGAGGATGCTCTTGCACTTGCAGTACAGGCCCATGCGAGAAGCAGAGCAACCTTTGGACTTCCGGAAAAGCCGCCTAAAGACCCGCTCGGCATTCCCTGTACTATTTGTGTAAACGAATGCAGAATCCCTGAAAATGAAATTGGATACTGCGGATTGAGAAAGAACGAGGGTGGGAAGATCACCGGCGTATCTTCTGAAAAAGGGAATCTGTCATGGTATCACGATTCCCTCCCCACAAATTGCGTCGGAGACTTTATATGTCCCGGAGGAACAGGTGCCGGATATCCCCAATATGCCCACTGTCCGGGGCCTGAATTTGGATACAAGAACCTTGCGGTATTCTTTCATGGATGTTCATTTAACTGTCTTTACTGTCAGAACTGGCAGTCCAAGCGCGAAGCCATTAAACCTTACACAACTTCTATATCTAACCTCGTTTCGGATGTCGATGAGAGAACCTCCTGCATCTGCTACTTCGGAGGGGATCCAACACCACAGCTTTCCTTCTCACTCAAGGCATCAAGGCTTGCCCTTGACAAAAATAAAGGGAAGATTCTGAGAATATGCTGGGAAACTAATGGTTCGATGCACCAGAGTCTTCTTGATGAGATGATAGAAATAGCACTTTCTTCCGGAGGCTGTATAAAGTTTGATTTAAAGGCGTGGGATAAAAATCTTCACACAGCCTTAACAGGAATTACGAATAAAAGAACCCTGGAAAACTTCATGAGGGCGGGAAAGAAAATCAATAAAAGACCTGTACCTCCCCTTCTTATTGCAAGCACTCTACTTGTTCCAGGATACATCGATGAAGATGAGATAAGGGGAATCGCGAAATTTATTGCCTCAATAAATCCTGACATCCCCTATAGTCTTCTTGCCTTTCATCCCCAATTTTATATGTCGGACATGCCATTGACTGAAAAAGTCCTGGCATACAGATATCTCAGTGTTGCCAAGGAAGAGGGGCTCGAAAATGTCAGGATAGGAAATGCCCACCTTCTTGTATGA
- a CDS encoding AAA family ATPase, with protein MNKLPGFKEVPPEKLRWKCDPDSLGFETTEECEYSREIIGQDRAIKSISMGLEIDSPGYNIYASGLTGTGKTSTIKNLLNQLDLKKKIPDDICYVNNFKNPDMPRVIMLPAGMGRKLKNDMNELVSHIKKDIPLIFDSEEFKKESEQLANNYRTKQKELIREFNEKLSKENLQLVQFQIGPYTKQDIAPLYEGKPTLIKQLEDLAQQGKFDKEALEKIKEKLSDYRIELDVLMRETRQIEKEILKEIASLEHKYGLPVVSGIVSDIRIKYDGNNEKVKNYLDEVQEHILSNLKQFEEKYEEQQQQQMIPAPFPSQQKEKPIEYEVNVLVDNSQTDKLPVIIETAPTYKNLFGTVEREVDRSGFWRTNFTRIKAGSLLRANGGYIVFNALESLIEPGVWPFLKRTLKNRLLIMQPYDPFSMASTALKPESIPLDVKVIMVGDDHLYHLLYNLEEDFKKIFKTKAHFDTEMPKTKENIACYTSFIKMIIEEENLLQFDRRAVAAVIEFGVKLTSKQKKLSTRFSDVADLVREASYWARKEESNIVTDKYVDIAYTEKIDRVSLIEDKIQEMIEDGTIMIDIDGEKVGQVNGLSVYDMGDYAFGKPSKITAETSMGKAGIINIEREAKLSGKTYDKGMLILEGYFRRKYAQDKPLTMSASICFEQSYGGVDGDSASSTEIYAILSSLSNLPIRQDIAVTGSVNQKGEIQPIGGVNQKIEGFYDVCKARGLSGTQGVMIPALNAPDLMLRKDVVQSVSEGKFHVYPVNTIDEGITILTDVEAGEINEDGKCPENTVNFLVDERLKILATSLKDFGEEEKNKG; from the coding sequence ATGAATAAACTGCCCGGTTTTAAAGAAGTCCCCCCGGAAAAATTGCGATGGAAATGCGATCCTGATTCCCTCGGCTTCGAAACCACCGAAGAGTGTGAGTACAGCAGAGAAATCATAGGACAGGACAGAGCAATAAAATCAATCAGCATGGGTCTTGAAATAGATAGCCCCGGTTACAATATCTATGCATCGGGTCTGACAGGAACCGGAAAGACATCTACAATAAAAAACCTCCTTAATCAACTCGATCTCAAAAAGAAAATCCCGGACGACATCTGTTATGTGAATAATTTCAAGAATCCTGATATGCCCAGAGTCATAATGCTTCCTGCAGGAATGGGCAGAAAACTTAAAAATGACATGAATGAACTTGTCTCGCATATAAAAAAAGATATTCCTCTAATTTTTGACAGTGAGGAGTTCAAAAAGGAATCTGAACAGCTTGCCAATAACTACAGGACAAAGCAGAAAGAATTGATAAGAGAATTCAACGAAAAGCTTTCAAAGGAAAACCTGCAACTGGTGCAATTTCAAATTGGACCTTATACAAAACAGGACATTGCGCCTCTTTATGAAGGAAAACCGACCCTAATCAAGCAATTAGAAGACCTTGCACAGCAGGGTAAATTTGACAAAGAGGCCTTGGAAAAAATAAAAGAAAAGCTGAGCGATTACAGAATTGAACTCGACGTTCTTATGAGGGAAACACGGCAGATTGAAAAAGAGATCCTCAAAGAAATTGCGTCTCTTGAACACAAATACGGCCTTCCTGTGGTAAGTGGAATTGTTTCGGATATAAGAATCAAATACGACGGCAATAACGAAAAAGTAAAGAATTATTTAGATGAGGTTCAGGAACATATCCTTTCAAATCTCAAACAGTTTGAAGAAAAATACGAAGAACAGCAGCAACAACAGATGATACCAGCCCCCTTTCCTTCACAACAAAAAGAAAAACCTATTGAGTATGAAGTCAACGTCCTGGTTGACAACTCTCAAACCGATAAACTCCCTGTAATCATAGAAACGGCCCCCACATACAAAAATTTGTTCGGTACCGTGGAGAGGGAAGTTGACAGGTCGGGTTTCTGGAGAACAAATTTTACTCGGATCAAGGCCGGCTCTCTCCTCCGGGCTAATGGCGGATACATTGTCTTTAACGCATTAGAGTCCCTGATTGAACCGGGGGTATGGCCATTCCTTAAAAGAACTCTCAAAAACAGGCTCTTAATTATGCAACCCTATGATCCGTTCAGCATGGCATCTACCGCTTTAAAACCGGAATCGATCCCCTTAGATGTCAAGGTCATAATGGTAGGAGACGATCATCTCTACCATCTTCTTTACAACTTAGAAGAGGACTTTAAAAAAATATTCAAGACAAAGGCGCATTTCGATACAGAAATGCCCAAGACAAAAGAAAATATAGCTTGCTATACCAGTTTCATTAAAATGATCATCGAGGAGGAAAACCTGCTCCAGTTTGACAGAAGGGCAGTAGCAGCAGTCATTGAGTTTGGGGTTAAATTAACGAGCAAGCAAAAGAAATTATCCACCAGATTCAGCGACGTAGCGGATCTTGTAAGGGAAGCAAGTTACTGGGCAAGAAAGGAAGAAAGTAATATTGTCACGGATAAATATGTTGACATTGCTTACACCGAAAAAATCGATCGGGTAAGCCTCATTGAAGACAAGATCCAGGAAATGATTGAAGATGGAACGATTATGATAGATATTGACGGAGAGAAAGTAGGCCAGGTAAACGGTCTCTCTGTCTATGATATGGGGGATTACGCCTTCGGAAAACCTTCAAAGATCACGGCAGAAACATCCATGGGGAAAGCCGGCATTATCAATATAGAAAGAGAAGCCAAACTTTCAGGCAAGACTTATGACAAGGGAATGCTAATCCTTGAAGGATACTTCAGAAGGAAATATGCTCAAGATAAACCATTAACTATGAGTGCCAGCATATGCTTCGAACAGTCTTATGGGGGAGTAGATGGAGACAGCGCTTCATCAACAGAAATCTATGCAATTCTGTCAAGTCTCTCAAATCTTCCTATAAGACAGGATATAGCGGTTACAGGTTCCGTAAACCAGAAGGGGGAAATTCAGCCGATAGGGGGCGTAAATCAGAAGATTGAAGGATTTTACGATGTCTGCAAGGCCAGGGGGCTTTCAGGAACACAGGGGGTAATGATCCCTGCACTGAACGCTCCCGATCTTATGTTAAGAAAAGATGTCGTACAATCCGTTTCCGAAGGAAAATTTCATGTATATCCTGTGAATACTATAGATGAAGGTATTACAATCCTCACCGATGTCGAAGCGGGGGAGATAAATGAAGACGGTAAATGTCCGGAAAATACGGTAAATTTCCTTGTCGATGAACGACTGAAAATCCTTGCCACAAGTCTTAAAGACTTTGGGGAAGAAGAAAAGAATAAAGGATAA
- a CDS encoding IS1634 family transposase — protein LWERLGIGQIFRDICKSKKLKVPYERAIFAMVANRLTDPDSKLGLWERWLSKVYIPSCQFLKLEQIYEAMDLFYDHMSEVEEQVFFQTANLLNLEVDLIFYDTTTASFSIDYEDSFRAFGHSKEGTWSPQVVVALAVTREGLPVRSWVFPGNTSDTATIKKIRDDLRGWKLGRALFVADSGMNSIENKKELSKACGKYLLASRMALVSEIRDTVLSKRGRYTVISDNLHAKEVITGDGERRRRYILCYNPSEARRQKKHREEVVAFLEKELDKHKSRKATAKWAIELLASRRYKRYLTITKSGNIRIDRNKVKESAKYDGKWVIETNDDTITLEDAACGYKGLMVIERCFRSMKRTQLKMCPMYHWVPRRIEAHVKLCVLSLLIERIAEIECNDTWSRIQHNLEGLQVSEFRTNSHKFFRRNEITPNIRNILKKLKVPTPNIAFELEKL, from the coding sequence CGCTGTGGGAACGTCTGGGCATCGGACAGATCTTCCGCGATATCTGCAAGTCAAAGAAGCTGAAGGTTCCCTATGAAAGAGCAATCTTTGCCATGGTCGCCAATAGGCTCACCGATCCCGATTCAAAACTGGGGCTATGGGAACGATGGCTGTCAAAGGTCTATATTCCCTCCTGTCAATTTCTGAAACTCGAACAGATCTACGAAGCGATGGACCTCTTCTATGACCACATGTCCGAGGTGGAAGAACAGGTATTCTTTCAAACCGCGAATCTGCTCAATCTTGAAGTGGATCTTATCTTCTACGATACCACCACCGCTTCCTTTTCCATAGATTATGAAGATTCCTTCCGTGCCTTCGGTCATTCAAAAGAAGGAACCTGGTCTCCCCAGGTGGTTGTGGCTCTTGCAGTTACACGTGAAGGATTGCCTGTAAGGAGCTGGGTCTTCCCGGGAAACACATCCGATACCGCAACCATCAAAAAGATAAGAGATGACCTGAGGGGATGGAAGCTTGGCCGTGCCCTTTTTGTTGCCGATTCAGGCATGAACTCCATTGAGAACAAAAAGGAACTTTCGAAGGCCTGCGGAAAGTATCTCCTCGCCTCACGCATGGCTTTAGTATCTGAGATACGAGATACCGTGCTTTCTAAAAGGGGACGTTACACCGTTATCAGCGACAACCTCCATGCCAAGGAAGTTATCACAGGAGACGGCGAGCGAAGAAGACGTTATATCCTCTGTTACAATCCCTCTGAGGCAAGAAGACAGAAGAAGCACCGCGAAGAGGTCGTTGCATTCCTTGAGAAGGAACTCGATAAACACAAAAGCAGAAAAGCCACGGCCAAGTGGGCCATAGAGCTTCTGGCATCCAGACGATATAAACGTTATCTCACTATTACAAAGAGCGGCAATATCCGGATTGACCGCAATAAGGTCAAGGAATCCGCAAAGTATGACGGCAAGTGGGTCATTGAGACCAACGACGATACCATAACCCTTGAGGATGCGGCCTGCGGTTACAAGGGGTTGATGGTAATAGAACGGTGTTTCCGCTCAATGAAAAGAACTCAGCTCAAGATGTGTCCCATGTACCACTGGGTACCCCGCCGCATTGAGGCCCATGTGAAACTGTGTGTTCTTTCCCTTCTCATAGAGCGTATCGCGGAGATCGAATGTAATGATACATGGAGCAGGATTCAGCACAATCTTGAGGGTCTTCAGGTCTCAGAATTTCGAACAAATTCCCATAAATTCTTCAGGCGTAACGAAATAACACCCAATATCCGCAACATCCTGAAAAAACTGAAGGTTCCAACCCCCAACATAGCCTTCGAACTCGAAAAACTGTAA
- a CDS encoding phosphoribosylaminoimidazolesuccinocarboxamide synthase yields MENAGLTTTDFTGLKLLNRGKVRDIYEINSHLLIVATDRISAFDFIMPNPIPGKGKILTSMSAFWFKKTGDIIDNHLISTDTNEFPEECLPYRDTLQGRSMLVKKARPLPVECVVRRYLSGSGWKNYCQDNSISGIRLPQGLKESARLSQPIFTPSIKAPEGKHDIPITKEKMEDIIGQELTVKIIEASMNIYDRASKIAEQEGIIIADTKMEFGMIEDKLILIDELLTPDSSRFWPKDTYEEGRPQKSFDKQFLRDYLISIKWDKAPPAPQLPPEIIKKTKEKYEEALRRLTK; encoded by the coding sequence ATGGAAAATGCGGGTCTAACCACAACAGATTTCACGGGATTAAAGTTGTTAAACAGGGGGAAGGTAAGGGATATTTATGAAATTAACAGCCACCTCCTCATAGTAGCTACCGATAGAATATCCGCTTTTGATTTTATTATGCCGAATCCTATACCGGGTAAAGGGAAAATATTAACTTCCATGTCCGCCTTCTGGTTCAAGAAGACGGGAGATATAATTGACAATCACCTTATTTCAACAGACACAAATGAATTCCCCGAAGAATGCCTTCCCTACAGGGATACCCTGCAGGGAAGAAGTATGCTTGTAAAAAAAGCGAGACCGCTCCCCGTGGAATGCGTTGTGCGACGATATCTAAGCGGTTCCGGCTGGAAAAATTATTGCCAGGATAATTCTATCTCAGGGATAAGGCTTCCGCAAGGATTGAAGGAATCCGCCAGGCTTTCTCAACCGATCTTTACTCCATCCATCAAGGCACCGGAAGGCAAACACGATATCCCCATCACAAAGGAAAAGATGGAAGATATAATCGGTCAAGAGCTTACGGTAAAAATAATCGAAGCCTCTATGAACATCTATGACAGGGCATCGAAAATTGCCGAGCAGGAAGGAATAATTATAGCTGATACTAAAATGGAATTTGGAATGATTGAAGATAAGCTGATATTGATCGACGAACTTCTCACACCCGACTCGTCAAGGTTCTGGCCCAAAGACACGTACGAGGAAGGAAGGCCTCAAAAAAGCTTTGACAAGCAATTCTTGAGGGACTATCTCATCTCTATCAAATGGGACAAAGCCCCTCCTGCCCCGCAGCTTCCTCCAGAGATTATTAAAAAAACAAAAGAGAAGTATGAGGAAGCCCTGAGGCGTCTTACCAAATAA